Part of the Spinacia oleracea cultivar Varoflay chromosome 5, BTI_SOV_V1, whole genome shotgun sequence genome, GACCCGCCACGTGGTGAAATATGTTTAAGGGGAAAAACACTGTTTTCAGGATACTACAAAAACCCAGAATTAACCACAGAATCTATCAAAGATGGATGGTTTCATTCAGGTTCATTAAGCCCTCTTTCTAGTTAATGCTTATGTCAAAGTTCATATCtttggcaaaaaaaattacattattcCTTTATTCTTGAAGGTGACATAGGAGAGATTCTTCCTAATGGAGCAATAAAGATCATTGATAGAAAGAAGAATCTGATAAAACTGTCACAAGGAGAGTATGTCGCGCTTGAGTATATAGAGAAAGTATACAGCATTACTCCCATTGTTGAAGATGTAAAGCTTCTTCCATGAATACTTACTAGTTTGGTTTATGTAGTTTCAGTTCAGTAAaagtagaaaaaaaaatctgatATTTTTGGTGTCATTTTGAAGATTTGGGTGTATGGAAACAGTTTCAAATCGATATTGGTTGCTGTTGTGGTACCAAATGAAGAAAACACCAAGAAATGGGCTGATCAAAATGGATATAAAGGCATGTTTACTGAATTGTGCTCATTTAAAGAACTCAGAACTCATATCCTATCTGAACTTACAGTTGCTGGAGAAAGAAACAAGGTACATACTTATACAACATATGTTCTGTAACAGTTTTATATCTGAAATCTGAAATCTGAAATCTGAAATCTTTTATGTTTGTTTATCTCAGCTGAGAGGTTTTGAACAAGTAAAGGGAATCGTTTTAGAACCTCAAACCTTTGAAGTAATACCAGAATTGCTGACACCAACCATGAAGAAGAGAAGGGATAAAATGCTAAAACATTATCAGGTTACATTCTTATTTAACACTCTTCTCATTCCACAGTCTGACACTATCAGGTGAATTTTTCTGATTTTCTATCTTTAAACACATTTTGCAGGCAGAAATAGATGATTTGTACTGCACCTTGGCTAAAGGGAAATGCTgaacaacaattgtgaatatGTTCTACTGTTTTTATTTGATATTAGTAGTATGTTAAGACTTAAGAGAAGTGTGCAATCATATATCTGAATGTCTGTATGAGAATTGAACTGCGAAAAAGGCCGGGTATTTTGTCCAGCTTCCTTTAATTGAGGCCATTGTTTGAAGAAAAGGGAAAGTTTCAGAGTTTATTGTCAATAAGTCTCATTTCCAATTTGCTTGCATCTTTTTTGTTAGCAAAGTAGTAGTTAATCTCATAACCATCAAAATTCTCTTAGATGTGGTTAGATTATGGCTTTGTTCGGCAGTATTGTTTGAGGTAGCAGGAATTCTGACCAAGTCAAAAAGCTATTTAGAAAAAATAGTAGTGTTTTGATATGAACCAAACTATCATGAGTACATTTACTTTGTATTCCTGCAAATTTTGCGTGTCACAAAATATTACATAGTACatttaaagttaagttattataATCCAAAGGTGATTAACTATTAGTCTATGGTACTTACCTCGGAAGTTATGTCTCTTGTTGCCTTGTAAGGGTGCAAATGGATATAGTGGAACATCCTTAATTGAGTTTAATGATTTACTTGCAATTTATAGATTTTAAACTTTAACAACTTAATTTTATAAAAACATTTACATCCACGAAACCTGCCCTACTAGTAAAAAAAGTCAAAACCCGTAATTTTTAGACTCAAATTTTCAATAACATAGTGTTTAAATTTAAACCGCTTGACAAATAGACTCGATTTTCTAGTATCTTTAGCTCATTTGCCCCCCTAACTTGAGCCACAACTCACAAAAGGAGTCACAAGAGAACCACAAGTTTGAAACTTTATAACGTTTCATCCcaccaaaaaccaaaaaataaaCTTGTACAGTAAATTataatgtttttgaaaatagcAAACGGAAAAACTTCACTCAAATTTTACCGCCAATTCACGACCCTTCAACCAGCTGCTTTAAACCAGATGATGAAGATTTCTCTTCAAAACGGAAAACTTCAAGTTGCTCGGCAGCTCTTTGATGAAAACCCCACATCCCGCGATGTTGTTTCGTGGAATAtgatgatttctgggtatattaaAAGGAATCACATTGATGTTGCCCGCCAAATGTTCGATGAAATGCCTGAAAGAGACATTGTCTCTTGGAATACCTGGATATCTGGTCTACAAAGGAAACAAGATCAGAACAGTACTTGCCTCTGTTACCTCGAGCTACAAAGAGCTGGTTTGCGACCAACTCCATACACCTTTTCAATAGTAATCAGTTCACTTTTGGGTACTGTTTTCAATGCTTTAATCCCTCAACTTCATGCCCAAATTGTTTCTTTAGGTCATTGTTCCAGTGTTTATGTTGGGTCAGCATTAATGAGAGGGTATACAGATTTGCAGGATCATTCTTCTTTATGTGGGGTGTTTGATGATGTATTAGATAAAGATATCAGTGTTTGGAACGCGTTGATTTTGGGTTATATGGACTTGGGTTTTACTGATGAAGCTCAAATAGCTTTCAACAAGATGCCTGAGAAAGATGTGGTTTCTTGGACTACAATGGTTGATGGGTATTTCAAGAACAGTGAGATTGAAAAAGCTAGGTATATTTTCGATGAGATGGATGTAAAGAACGTCGTTTCATATACAGCAATGATCTCTGGTTATGTAGGAGTAGACCAGTATTTGGATGCTTTGGAGTTGTTTATTCTGATGATGAAATCAGGCCCTAAACCAAATCAGCATACATTTGCAAGCATTTTAACTGCCTGTGCTAAACATTCTGAACTTCTTACAGGACAGCAAGTTCATGCAACCATACTTAAGCATGGTATAATCATTGATGTTGTTTTGATGACTGCTTTTATCAGTATGTATGCCAAATGTGGTGACATTGAAGCAGCATACTGTATATTTGAGCAAATGCCTGGAAAAAATCTGGTATCATGGAACACAATATTAGGTTGTCATGCAAGGCATGGGAGAGCAAGAACAGCTTTGGATGAGTTTCAGAAAATGATCAACAATGGAGTAATCCCTAATCATATAACTTTTATCAACCTATTATCTGCTTGTGCTCATGTAGGTCTGGTTGAAGAAGGTGAAAAGATCTTTTCTTGCATGGAAAAAACTTATGGTTTACACCCTGAAAAGGAGCATTATGCTTGCATGGTTGACCTGTATGGAAGAGCAGGTTATCTAGACAAGGCAAAGAGCTTAATTGATCGCATGCCATTTGAGCCAGACACTGTAGTGTGGGCTGCATTGCTTGCAGCATGTGGTTTGCATTCAGATTTTGAGTTTGGAAATAATGCTGCAGATTCACTGCAAAACTTGGAAAAGAATCACCCTGCTGCATGTATGGTGCTTTCAAAGATTCTTGGTGAAAGAGGAGTATGGAGTTCtctgacaaatataaaacagaTGAATTATAAACACATGAAAAAACAGAAGGCTGGTAGTTGGATTGGTTAATATAAGTGTATCTACTATCTAGTATGAAAATAGACATCATTATCTGTGGAAGTAGTTTTTTCCACATTGAAACCAGGAAAAAGCTTGAAGCTTTGCCGCGGTCAAGCAGAGTTGAGAGTGATGACACCATTCGGCTTGGCTGAGATTTGCCATCAACCCCCAAAATGTTTGAAGTAAATTCAGGTTTGGTGTCATGATACTACCCATAAGGACCATAACCATTGATATATACCTTTCAAAGGCCGCAAGAGGTGGGTAAAGAAACCTGATGTTCAACAGGTTCATGATCAGGAGTTTTGCTGAGACTGCTCGAAAGGAGAATGAACGGAGTAATTGGGAAGCTTGAATCTAGAAATTAGAATGGCTTCCAAGATGTTATTCTTAATTGAAGTTGCCAACTCTCAAGACTAAATGGGCAATGAGGAAAAAACTAGAGGAATACCTTGTCTTCTGATTACAAAAATTATGAAGGGTGGTACTTATTTGTATAGCAGATACTATAGGTTTTTCAGATGTGTTCGTTTGCCTTTTCCTTCCACATCTTGTTTGTGATTTGTTTCTACATCAAAATTTGATCCCCAAAAGTACAAAGCATTGAACTAGAGATACCAATTGTCACGGTCTGAATGTTATGACACTGGATCCGTACGGCGCACTCTTGCatattggcgacaagagcgagggtcgaTCGGGGTGCTTGTTGATAGGGGTGCTTGTGTACGCACAGCAGGCACAAACGGGACCGATGACAAGAATGTATCTGTTTTGGGAGACTTTGTTGAGTTTTGAAAAGTTTTATACATGACGCAAGTAACTAAACAAAGGCAACTTGTGATGAGAGATATTAGTCCAATTCATAACTTCTATGAACAAAAGGCCTGCATTCTTTAACATTTAGTTCTTTTTGAGGaagataagaaaaaaaaacaggttCAAAGGATATTCAAGaggtgttttatttttattcaaatgaaggCAAGccaaaagaaaggaaaaaccATACAAAAAACAAACAGAAAACAAAGTCCTACTGAGGAATTAGGCGAGAGATACCCACACCCATAGAATCCTCCGCTAAAATCCTATCAAGTTCTAATGGTGCAGAATCAAAGATTTCTAGGCGAATGTGTTGGGCTACGCCTTGATTTGCTAGCCAGTCAGCCACTCTATTACCTTCACGATAAACATGTTTAATCTTCACCGTCCAATTAGGACTGTCGATCAACTTCATAATGTGTTCAAACATATCTGAGTACTCACTTCGACCCCATTTTTGGCTTCTTAGAATCTCAACACAAGCCTGATTGTCCATTTGTAACTCAAGTTTCTCAATATACAACTCTTTTGCTAGCTTTAAACCTTCAACTAAAGCTGAAACCTCAGCTTCAAAGGAAGAACAATGTCCAAAGTTGGCCGATAGAGCTGAGATAAATTGGCCATCATGATCTCGAATTATAGCTCCACCACCTGCCGCCCCCGAACCCTTAGCTGCTCCATCTACATTTAAGGCATACCACTCCATTGGAGGGTGAGACCATTTGATGAAGCGTTCGACTTTAGTTGCAGCAATCATCATTTTGTCAAAAATATCTTCAATGGCTCGTCGATTTTTCTTTCGTATCTGATCTTGAGAAAGGCCCCTGCATCCACTGTAAGTTCAAGAGATGCAACGACAACAAATAATTTTATGAATAAAAAATGGTATTAAAAACAATAGAAAGATGATGACAGAAAAAGTATCAATTTATAAAGTCActcgccaaaaaaaaaaaagcaactgTAACTGTATTACACAAGCCAAACACTACTAGTTTACTAAATGAAATTGGAGAACTGAACATATGATATTTTCTGCAGCGTTCAAGAGTTGTCACAAATCCCACCACCATGAAATTATGAAATAGTAAAGCTTGCATTTTCAAAGCTCCTCAATATCCTCCCAGCAGTAGTACAAGAAAGGCTAATGAGGTAAAACTAACAACACTGTGTCCTACTTCCTGTTCTTACTTTCTTCCCTATCCTTATCACGGTTCTTGTAGAGCTTCTCTAGAACCCGCTTTGCTTCACAATTCGGGAAATTATCAAGGTCGTAGTAGTGATTTGCAATATCAACAAGCCTGTTCagaaaaacattaaaaatacACAGAATAGAGTTATTGACACAGTACACAGATAATTTATATAGATAATCAAGGTGTTGTTTCACAGGGAGGAGTATCTAACCATTCTCCACGAACATCAGTCACGGTACGGATGAAATTCCGACTAGTCAACACGTATTCGTTGTATATAACCCACTCTGGTTTATGATCCAGGCAATTTGAAGGATGCAAGTGAACCACCTGCGGAAGACAGCATAACACATTATATTAGTTAAAAAGTAGTAACAGCACCAGCCATATCAGTGTCTAAATCATGAAATATGAACTATTGGACATGATTTTCTATATCATCCTATTCTTCTGGGTGGGAACAACTGGGAAGGGATCCAAATGTCCATTTATTGAATGAACGGTTGGAAGCTCAACATGAGAAATTCCTTGGGTAAACAGTTCAGAAATTTCGTGGATGAAAAATTGGGGAACATAAATGTCATAGGCAGGATGATATAGGCAGGAAATTTCAGGATTGTATATTTGTCATAGGCATAGAAATTTCAGGATGGTATATTGAGGAACATAAATGCAATAGGCAGAGAAAAATTGGGGAACATAAATGTCATATGCATAGAAATTTCAGGATTGTATATTTTGCTAGTTAGGCATGATGATATGGAAAGGATCAGACTCGGGTGcctaacaaaaacaaaaaaaaatgtacaaGTGTAACTCACTTGGTTATCTTTCACTGTCAAATAGTGTCCTGTCTTTTCCAGATGTGCCACTTGCATGAAATATCCTGCCAGCATCGCCTTCCGTATGTTGATATAGTAATCCCTGCTGTTGAAATCAGTGCTGCATAGCTTAAGGTTGAACCTTGCCATAATGCGCACAAGTTGCTGCCTCACATTATCTGCAGCTTTCAGCGTCCTTTGATTGATAAAATTCTCGTAACACCAGTTCGGGTCCTCTTCTGTTATATATGcaggaaaaaaaaagttaagaaGGAGCATCCCCACGAAAAAATTTAGATAAAAGGAGGAATGTATGGGGAAATAGGACTCACGATTCTGCTTGTAGGCATGATAAACGTTCAGCAGCGTCAGGTGATCTCCATCGATGTGTCCAAACCTAGCTTTTGCTTCATCTGCAGCTTTCTGGGCCTCCCTAGGCCTCACAAAGCAATTGGGTACTAGATAAAGTAATTGTTATCACAGACGAGGTCCACGGAGGTCAGCAGATGCATAGAGGCGAGACCAGACCATTTGCTTGATGAGAAAATACTGAGAAATGGATCTATATGCATCAGCACTTAGAAAATCTATGGTGCATGCCAACCAGGGGCATGGAACCCAGACTAGATAGTTGCTGATGGGGGGACCTATTCAGACTCATGGACATGGACATGCACATGCACAAAACCATACTCCATACATGCATTGACAACCTATGCTTGTATAGAGTTGAAAAAAATACAAGCAAGCTGTCAGGGACAATTCTTGCCCCACACAGCTAGCCTGATACGAGTTTTTGAAATGACATGAGACTCTACAAACTAGACAAAATGTGCAAGTAAATGTGAGAGAAAGTTTACCTGAAAGCATTGCTGATATTGAAAGGATTTCATTTGAACAGTTGAACTCGGAACTCACAACAAGCATCTTTCCCATCTGAGGATCCAGTGGAAATTCACTCATAATCTCTCCAAGCCTTGTCAAATTACCCTCATCGTCCAAAGCACCAAGATAGTTCAGAACCTCTAATGCTCGCATCAGAGTCTCTGGAGCTGGTGGGTCCATAAAGTCGAAATGTACCAGATCATCAATACCCAGTTTCTTCAGCGTGAGTACAGTATTTGCCAGATTTGACCGCAGTATTTCTGGATAAGTCTGTGGCTGAAGATCATTATTGAAACTCTTCTCTGTGTATAACCTAAAGCATTTACCAGGCTGTGTTCTTCCAGCACGACCAGCCCTCTGGTGTGCGCTTGCCTTTGAAATAGGAGAAACCAACAATGATTCGACACGTACTCGAGGATTATAGACTTTCTGTTTAGCAAATCCCGGATCAATCACATAAACTATACCATCAATGGTCAAAGATGTTTCAGCAATGTTAGTAGACACCACAATTTTCCTCCCAAGAGGACCCCCCTCTTTTGATGGAGGTGGAGCAGATTCAAATATTTTCTGCTGCATAGCAGGAGGAAGAGTAGAATACAACGGAACAACTTTCACAGGGCCAACTTGGTCACCTAGATTTCCCACttctttattaatttt contains:
- the LOC110775987 gene encoding pentatricopeptide repeat-containing protein At4g02750-like, which translates into the protein MFLKIANGKTSLKFYRQFTTLQPAALNQMMKISLQNGKLQVARQLFDENPTSRDVVSWNMMISGYIKRNHIDVARQMFDEMPERDIVSWNTWISGLQRKQDQNSTCLCYLELQRAGLRPTPYTFSIVISSLLGTVFNALIPQLHAQIVSLGHCSSVYVGSALMRGYTDLQDHSSLCGVFDDVLDKDISVWNALILGYMDLGFTDEAQIAFNKMPEKDVVSWTTMVDGYFKNSEIEKARYIFDEMDVKNVVSYTAMISGYVGVDQYLDALELFILMMKSGPKPNQHTFASILTACAKHSELLTGQQVHATILKHGIIIDVVLMTAFISMYAKCGDIEAAYCIFEQMPGKNLVSWNTILGCHARHGRARTALDEFQKMINNGVIPNHITFINLLSACAHVGLVEEGEKIFSCMEKTYGLHPEKEHYACMVDLYGRAGYLDKAKSLIDRMPFEPDTVVWAALLAACGLHSDFEFGNNAADSLQNLEKNHPAACMVLSKILGERGVWSSLTNIKQMNYKHMKKQKAGKSLKLCRGQAELRVMTPFGLAEICHQPPKCLKSFAETARKENERSNWEA
- the LOC110776548 gene encoding probable pre-mRNA-splicing factor ATP-dependent RNA helicase DEAH2 isoform X1, whose product is MGTERKRKVSLFDVVDDSAVKLLKSNGGGIPMMMNNGIANINRWNGRAYSQRYFDILEKRRSLPVWQQKEEFLKVLHTSQTIVLVGETGSGKTTQIPQFVLEAVELESPDKRKKMMVACTQPRRVAAMSVSRRVAEEMDVTLGEEVGYSIRFEDCSNSRTVLKYLTDGMLLREAMTDPLLERYKVIILDEAHERTLATDVLFGLLKEVLRNRPDLKLVVMSATLEAEKFQDYFNGAPLMKVPGRLHPVEIFYTQDPERDYLEAAIRTVVQIHLCEPPGDILVFLTGEEEIEDACRKINKEVGNLGDQVGPVKVVPLYSTLPPAMQQKIFESAPPPSKEGGPLGRKIVVSTNIAETSLTIDGIVYVIDPGFAKQKVYNPRVRVESLLVSPISKASAHQRAGRAGRTQPGKCFRLYTEKSFNNDLQPQTYPEILRSNLANTVLTLKKLGIDDLVHFDFMDPPAPETLMRALEVLNYLGALDDEGNLTRLGEIMSEFPLDPQMGKMLVVSSEFNCSNEILSISAMLSVPNCFVRPREAQKAADEAKARFGHIDGDHLTLLNVYHAYKQNQEDPNWCYENFINQRTLKAADNVRQQLVRIMARFNLKLCSTDFNSRDYYINIRKAMLAGYFMQVAHLEKTGHYLTVKDNQVVHLHPSNCLDHKPEWVIYNEYVLTSRNFIRTVTDVRGEWLVDIANHYYDLDNFPNCEAKRVLEKLYKNRDKDREESKNRK